A single Dehalococcoidales bacterium DNA region contains:
- a CDS encoding HIT domain-containing protein: MKYIWAPWRIEYIRAAKPAGCILCDKPAEDKDAENYILYRGKHNFIMLNAYPYNPGHLLIAPYRHTANLEELTDAERNEHYKLVSRGVVVMKEAFNPAGFNIGANLGRVAGAGIDDHFHSHIVPRWQGDSNYITVLGDVRVIPQALADTYKSLAGKF, from the coding sequence ATGAAATATATCTGGGCGCCATGGCGCATCGAGTATATCCGGGCGGCCAAACCGGCGGGGTGCATCCTGTGCGATAAACCCGCCGAGGACAAGGACGCGGAGAACTATATTCTCTACCGGGGCAAGCACAACTTTATCATGCTGAACGCTTATCCCTATAACCCCGGTCATTTATTGATTGCGCCTTACCGCCATACCGCCAACCTGGAAGAGCTTACGGATGCGGAAAGGAACGAGCACTACAAGCTGGTGAGCCGGGGGGTGGTGGTGATGAAAGAAGCCTTCAATCCGGCCGGTTTCAACATCGGGGCGAACCTGGGCAGAGTGGCGGGAGCCGGCATCGACGACCATTTTCACAGCCATATCGTGCCGCGGTGGCAGGGGGACAGCAACTATATCACCGTGCTGGGCGACGTACGGGTGATACCCCAGGCGCTGGCGGACACCTATAAATCA
- a CDS encoding CoA transferase — MKTKSILHNVRVLDFTRVLAGPYATRLLGDFGAEVIKVQRPGTPADEDAFARGYYNTWNRNKRSITLDLNKPEGLALAKKLAGISDAVIENFTPRVMENWGLDYTSLKKIKSDIIMVSMSAMGRQSPRRDYTGYAPTVHALAGLTGRMALPGGPPLGPGFSYADHIAGLYASLGLLGALEERTKTGEGQYLDISEVDVMRGLLTDEEAPSAPNNIYPCRDGGWCAAAVFTEEEWRGLKRALGSPGWAEDAQFSTAEGRRENRAELDGLISVWTREHTANEVMSLLQANGAAAGKVQDAADLAKDPQLKARGFFIQGDVLTDASPIRMGRGGAEYERPAPAPGQDNDYVYGKLLGLSAGEISALKNKGVI, encoded by the coding sequence ATGAAAACTAAATCCATTCTCCATAACGTCCGCGTCCTGGACTTTACCCGGGTGCTGGCGGGGCCTTACGCCACGCGGCTGCTGGGGGACTTCGGGGCGGAGGTGATTAAAGTACAGCGGCCGGGCACGCCCGCGGATGAGGACGCCTTTGCCCGCGGCTACTATAACACCTGGAACCGCAACAAGCGGAGCATCACGCTGGACTTAAACAAGCCGGAAGGCCTGGCGCTGGCGAAAAAGCTGGCGGGCATCAGCGACGCCGTTATCGAGAACTTTACCCCCCGCGTCATGGAAAACTGGGGGCTGGACTACACCAGCCTTAAAAAGATAAAGTCGGACATCATCATGGTTAGCATGTCCGCCATGGGGCGGCAAAGCCCGCGGCGGGACTATACCGGCTACGCGCCGACGGTCCACGCGCTTGCCGGGCTGACGGGGCGCATGGCTTTGCCCGGCGGGCCGCCGCTGGGGCCGGGGTTCTCTTACGCCGACCATATAGCCGGGCTGTACGCGTCCCTGGGGCTGCTGGGCGCGCTGGAGGAACGGACGAAAACGGGGGAGGGGCAGTACCTGGATATCTCCGAGGTTGATGTAATGCGCGGCCTGCTGACCGACGAGGAAGCGCCGTCCGCGCCGAATAATATATACCCCTGCCGGGACGGCGGCTGGTGCGCCGCGGCCGTTTTCACGGAGGAGGAGTGGCGGGGACTAAAGCGGGCGCTGGGGAGTCCGGGGTGGGCGGAGGACGCGCAATTCTCCACGGCGGAGGGACGGCGGGAAAACCGGGCGGAGCTGGACGGGCTGATAAGCGTCTGGACGCGGGAACACACCGCGAACGAAGTAATGAGCCTTTTACAGGCCAACGGAGCGGCCGCCGGCAAGGTGCAGGACGCGGCGGACCTGGCCAAAGACCCGCAACTAAAAGCGCGGGGTTTTTTTATTCAGGGGGATGTTTTGACCGATGCTTCCCCCATCAGGATGGGGAGGGGCGGGGCGGAATATGAGCGACCGGCGCCGGCGCCCGGACAGGACAACGACTACGTCTACGGCAAGCTGCTGGGCTTGAGCGCCGGGGAAATCAGCGCGCTCAAGAATAAGGGCGTAATATAG
- a CDS encoding radical SAM protein → MTDYEPGYIALYRSGELERRAKVLEARLGACDICPRECRANRLKGGVGHCYAGLLPIVSSVCAHNGEEPVLSGTHGSGAIFFGNCNMRCVYCQNYQISQDHKTQRKNQVTAAELAEKMLYLQDELHCHNINLVTPSHFVPQIVQAVLETVPKGLRLPLVYNTSSYDSLKTLKELDGIVSIYLADIRYASNDLGRKYSRARNYADHARAAISEMQRQVGDLVVDDEGIAQKGLIVRHLILPNDIAGSGESLRWLVKEVSPQVAVSVMSQYYPAHRADKYKALNRKINPEEYAAVAGLVEELGIENGWMQELDAAENYRPDFTDEEPFEGKRKRERRR, encoded by the coding sequence ATGACCGACTACGAGCCGGGGTATATAGCGTTATACCGCTCCGGGGAGCTGGAGCGGCGGGCTAAAGTGCTGGAGGCGAGGCTGGGGGCCTGCGATATCTGCCCCCGGGAGTGCCGGGCCAATCGACTGAAAGGCGGAGTGGGGCACTGCTACGCCGGGCTTTTACCCATCGTGTCCTCTGTCTGCGCCCATAACGGGGAGGAGCCGGTGCTTTCCGGCACGCACGGCTCCGGGGCGATATTCTTCGGCAACTGCAACATGCGCTGCGTTTACTGCCAGAACTACCAGATAAGCCAGGACCATAAAACGCAAAGGAAGAACCAGGTAACGGCGGCGGAACTGGCGGAGAAAATGCTCTATCTCCAGGACGAGCTGCATTGCCACAACATCAACCTGGTGACGCCGTCACACTTCGTGCCGCAGATAGTACAGGCGGTATTGGAGACCGTCCCTAAAGGGCTACGCCTGCCGCTGGTCTATAACACCAGCAGCTACGATTCGCTGAAAACTCTTAAAGAGCTGGACGGCATAGTCAGCATCTACCTGGCGGACATACGCTACGCCTCTAACGATTTGGGGCGGAAATACTCGCGGGCGCGGAACTACGCCGATCACGCCCGGGCGGCGATTAGCGAGATGCAGCGGCAGGTCGGCGATTTGGTCGTCGATGATGAGGGCATCGCGCAAAAAGGGCTTATCGTCCGCCACCTGATACTGCCCAACGACATCGCCGGGAGCGGGGAATCATTAAGGTGGCTGGTGAAAGAGGTATCGCCCCAAGTGGCGGTCAGCGTGATGTCCCAGTACTATCCCGCCCACCGCGCCGACAAATATAAAGCGCTGAACCGGAAAATAAACCCGGAGGAATACGCGGCGGTGGCCGGGCTGGTGGAGGAACTAGGCATAGAGAACGGGTGGATGCAGGAACTGGACGCGGCGGAAAATTACCGGCCGGACTTCACGGACGAAGAACCATTCGAGGGCAAGAGAAAAAGGGAGAGGAGGCGGTAA